A single window of Candidatus Binatia bacterium DNA harbors:
- a CDS encoding ferrous iron transporter B — translation MSVAPAVATAPVRIALVGSPNTGKTTLFNALTGSNAKVGNYPGVTVERRVGKLVGAQRDVHILDLPGTYSLDGETPDEKIVSEVLAGRLEGEPMPDALLVVADATTLQRGLGLVREVLKRGLPTLLVVTMIDEAKARGGKLDLMRLSRILGIHVVGVVGHRGVGLEQLKKFLESPETWPRRATLPPADDAGQRFAWVDQVCREIGAGALAPDSRTDRIDRVLLHPIAGIAVFAIVTLLLFQSIFSWAVPAMDAIDAAFGTLGELSHEYLPESWLTDLWADGIVAGVGSVLIFLPQIVILFTFLHFLNDVGYMARAAFVVDRVMGWVGLQGRSFVPLLSCYACAVPGIMAARTIASPRERLATILVAPFMTCSARLPVYTLLIAAFVPAKSVLGPIGAQGLTMFGLYLLGAVTALASAALLNKTLLRGTISVFYMELPPYRLPTLRLLATQVWGSASAFLKRAGTIILTASIVLWVLLNFPTAPADPALSPEAQAQANLQASIAARVGHAIEPAIAPLGFDWKIGVGLVASLAAREVIVATLAQIYAVSDEDFTGLRDAIVSDVDPRTGEPLFTLPTALSLLVFFVFALQCTSTIVVMARETGSWKWPALAFSYMLTLAWIGSFVTYHASRALLG, via the coding sequence GTGAGCGTCGCGCCCGCGGTCGCGACCGCACCGGTCCGGATCGCGCTGGTCGGCTCGCCCAACACCGGCAAGACGACCCTGTTCAACGCGCTGACCGGCTCGAACGCCAAGGTCGGCAACTACCCCGGCGTCACCGTCGAGCGTCGGGTCGGGAAGCTCGTCGGCGCGCAGCGCGACGTCCACATCCTCGACCTGCCGGGCACCTACTCGCTCGACGGCGAGACGCCCGACGAGAAGATCGTCTCCGAAGTCCTCGCCGGACGCCTCGAAGGCGAGCCGATGCCCGATGCGCTGCTGGTCGTCGCGGACGCGACCACGCTGCAGCGCGGCCTCGGGCTCGTGCGCGAGGTGCTGAAGCGCGGCCTGCCCACGCTGCTCGTCGTCACCATGATCGACGAGGCCAAGGCGCGCGGCGGCAAGCTCGACCTGATGCGGCTGTCGCGCATCCTCGGCATCCACGTCGTCGGCGTCGTCGGCCATCGCGGCGTCGGCCTCGAGCAGCTGAAGAAGTTTCTCGAGTCGCCCGAGACCTGGCCGCGTCGCGCGACGCTGCCGCCGGCAGACGACGCCGGGCAGCGCTTCGCCTGGGTCGATCAGGTCTGTCGCGAGATCGGCGCTGGCGCGCTCGCTCCCGACTCGCGCACCGATCGCATCGACCGCGTGCTGCTGCACCCGATCGCCGGCATCGCCGTGTTCGCGATCGTCACGCTGCTGCTCTTCCAGAGCATCTTCTCGTGGGCCGTGCCGGCGATGGACGCGATCGACGCCGCGTTCGGGACGCTCGGCGAGCTGTCGCACGAGTACCTGCCGGAGAGCTGGCTCACCGACCTCTGGGCGGACGGCATCGTCGCCGGCGTCGGCTCGGTGCTGATCTTCCTGCCGCAGATCGTGATCCTGTTCACGTTCCTGCACTTCCTGAACGACGTCGGCTACATGGCGCGCGCCGCCTTCGTCGTCGATCGCGTCATGGGCTGGGTCGGCTTGCAGGGACGGAGCTTCGTGCCGCTCTTGTCGTGCTACGCCTGCGCGGTGCCCGGCATCATGGCGGCGCGCACGATCGCCTCGCCGCGCGAGCGTCTCGCGACGATCCTGGTCGCGCCGTTCATGACCTGCTCGGCGCGCCTTCCGGTGTACACGCTGCTGATCGCGGCGTTCGTGCCGGCGAAGTCGGTGCTCGGTCCGATCGGCGCGCAGGGTCTGACGATGTTCGGGCTCTACCTGCTCGGCGCGGTGACCGCGCTCGCCTCGGCGGCGCTGCTGAACAAGACGCTGCTGCGCGGCACGATCTCCGTCTTCTACATGGAGCTGCCGCCGTACCGCCTACCGACGCTGCGTCTGCTTGCGACCCAGGTATGGGGCAGCGCGAGCGCGTTCCTCAAGCGCGCGGGCACGATCATCTTGACGGCGTCGATCGTGCTGTGGGTGCTGCTCAACTTCCCGACGGCGCCCGCGGATCCGGCACTCTCCCCCGAAGCGCAGGCGCAGGCCAACCTGCAGGCGAGCATCGCGGCGCGCGTCGGGCACGCGATCGAGCCCGCGATCGCGCCGCTCGGCTTCGACTGGAAGATCGGCGTCGGACTGGTCGCGAGCCTCGCCGCGCGCGAGGTGATCGTCGCGACGCTCGCGCAGATCTACGCGGTCAGCGACGAGGACTTCACCGGGCTGCGCGACGCGATCGTCTCCGACGTCGACCCGCGCACGGGCGAGCCGCTGTTCACGCTGCCGACCGCGCTCTCGCTGCTCGTGTTCTTCGTCTTCGCGCTGCAGTGCACGTCGACGATCGTCGTCATGGCGCGCGAGACGGGAAGCTGGAAGTGGCCGGCGCTCGCGTTCTCCTACATGCTGACGCTCGCCTGGATCGGAAGCTTCGTCACCTACCACGCGAGCCGCGCGCTGCTCGGCTGA